One Arvicanthis niloticus isolate mArvNil1 chromosome 3, mArvNil1.pat.X, whole genome shotgun sequence DNA segment encodes these proteins:
- the LOC117705005 gene encoding uncharacterized protein LOC117705005: MLEETGFYPNLHSQLLMEQSQLMKKVNMLKQENRKIREHCDLVLQHLGKLKLICKNQQEDTSDHQTQQQQGLERMEELLQDRHKQKDLGVQEKESAGKLQHHFELLQKSNLYSCFLTELNQLKKKVDMMRQENKTIQGRCARLQQHLEDLTVSKQQQEEASDLLIQLQKHMERMEEMLQYVLKQKEMAIKQKELAEKMQHHFEVLQMRSEKLQHEMELATAQKESVLQNDLLHQEPPAEPHP, translated from the exons ATGCTCGAGGAGACTGGCTTCTATCC CAACCTGCACAGCCAGCTCTTGATGGAACAGTCTCAGCTGATGAAGAAGGTGAACATGTTGAAGCAGGAAAATAGGAAAATTCGGGAGCATTGTGACCTAGTGCTGCAACACTTGGGGAAATTGAAACTAATCTGTAAGAATCAACAGGAGGACACCAGTGACCACCAGACCCAGCAGCAGCAG GGTCTGGAAAGAATGGAGGAATTGCTGCAGGACAGACACAAGCAGAAGGATCTGGGGGTCCAGGAGAAGGAGTCAGCAGGAAAGCTGCAGCATCACTTTGAGCTCCTCCAGAAGAG CAACTTGTACAGCTGCTTCCTGACAGAGCTGAATCAGTTGAAGAAGAAGGTGGACATGATGaggcaggaaaacaaaacaatacagggGCGTTGTGCCCGACTACAGCAGCACTTGGAGGACTTAACGGTCTCTAAGCAGCAACAGGAGGAGGCCAGTGACCTCCTGATCCAGCTCCAAAAG CACatggaaaggatggaagaaatgCTTCAGTATgtgctgaagcagaaggagatGGCCATCAAGCAAAAGGAGTTAGCAGAAAAAATGCAGCATCACTTTGAGGTCCTCCAGATGAG GTCTGAGAAACTGCAGCATGAGATGGAACTGGCCACAGCCCAGAAAGAGAGTGTCCTACAGAATGACCTGCTGCACCAGGAGCCACCTGCTGAGCCCCATCCCTAG